Proteins from a genomic interval of Bradyrhizobium sp. CCBAU 53340:
- a CDS encoding lyase family protein codes for MKLIVCIAGGVSLLIASHALAADTGQLPCKTTQECNENAAKIGANAPRDAQPSTSKSDAAEDQFYWLNKINKASTVMLVEEGIFPKDTGQLIASGVDYTIRQAREPDGKRPSDVLQIEKIMTDKVGEEASVIHAGRSRQDMYATFRAAKLRNQTLDFAEALLGLRAKMLAKAADNLDALMPGYTNGVQAVPITYGHYLLAYEEAFERDQQRVSEAYRRLNLSPMGVGVMSDSIWPLNRTRLAQLLGFDGIVENSMDANQVIPFDNQLEATAIANSAAIRIGAMMQDLHTQYAEVRPWLLLQEGSTYTSSSMPQKRNPGLITQARIAASDVVGLSGAVSIRAHNVMSGMVDSKSQSEDIGLFPRAIKMVTATDRVFDAIVVNKARAREELESDWTSTMNLAELLLQAHQIPFRVGHGFASQMVSYARPLDLTPKTIPFSQVTDLFDKTLAKFNMPARPFPMSEAEFREVMSPQWIVAHTKGVGGPQPEETARMLKAAQQRLDADKIWLAAQRDKLAKADTALDQAFAALLPNDAAH; via the coding sequence ATGAAACTTATCGTCTGCATCGCGGGAGGCGTCAGCCTCCTGATCGCGTCGCACGCCTTGGCCGCGGACACCGGTCAGCTACCCTGCAAGACCACGCAGGAATGCAACGAAAACGCCGCCAAGATCGGCGCCAACGCCCCCAGGGACGCGCAGCCTTCGACCAGCAAATCCGACGCCGCAGAGGACCAGTTCTACTGGCTCAACAAGATCAACAAGGCCTCCACCGTGATGCTGGTGGAGGAAGGCATCTTCCCGAAAGATACCGGCCAGCTGATCGCCTCCGGCGTGGACTACACGATCCGCCAGGCGCGTGAGCCCGATGGCAAGCGCCCGAGCGACGTCCTTCAGATCGAGAAGATCATGACTGACAAGGTCGGCGAGGAGGCCTCCGTCATCCATGCCGGGCGCAGCCGTCAGGACATGTACGCGACCTTTCGCGCTGCCAAGCTGCGCAACCAGACGCTGGATTTCGCCGAGGCGCTGCTCGGCCTGCGCGCCAAGATGCTCGCCAAGGCGGCCGACAATCTCGATGCATTGATGCCCGGCTACACCAACGGCGTACAGGCGGTGCCGATCACCTATGGTCATTACCTGCTGGCCTATGAGGAAGCGTTCGAGCGCGACCAGCAGCGCGTCAGCGAGGCTTATCGCCGGCTCAATCTCAGCCCGATGGGTGTCGGCGTCATGTCCGACTCGATCTGGCCGCTGAACCGAACACGTCTCGCCCAGCTGCTCGGCTTTGACGGCATCGTCGAGAATTCGATGGACGCCAACCAGGTGATCCCATTCGACAACCAGCTCGAGGCCACCGCGATCGCCAATTCGGCCGCTATCCGCATCGGCGCGATGATGCAGGACCTGCATACGCAATACGCCGAGGTGCGACCGTGGCTATTGCTGCAGGAGGGCTCGACCTACACCAGCAGCTCGATGCCGCAGAAGCGCAATCCGGGCCTGATCACGCAGGCGAGGATCGCAGCTTCAGATGTGGTGGGGCTGTCGGGGGCGGTGTCGATCCGCGCTCACAACGTCATGTCGGGCATGGTCGATTCCAAGTCTCAGTCCGAGGACATCGGCCTGTTCCCGCGTGCCATCAAGATGGTCACCGCGACCGACCGGGTGTTCGATGCGATCGTGGTCAACAAGGCCCGCGCCAGGGAAGAGCTGGAGAGCGACTGGACCTCGACCATGAACCTCGCCGAACTGCTGTTGCAGGCGCACCAGATCCCGTTCCGCGTCGGACATGGCTTTGCATCACAAATGGTCAGCTACGCACGGCCGCTGGATCTCACGCCCAAAACCATCCCCTTCAGCCAAGTGACCGACCTCTTCGACAAGACGCTTGCCAAATTCAACATGCCGGCGAGGCCCTTCCCGATGAGCGAGGCTGAATTCAGGGAGGTGATGTCACCGCAATGGATCGTGGCGCACACCAAGGGCGTCGGCGGTCCGCAGCCGGAGGAGACTGCACGCATGCTCAAGGCGGCCCAGCAGCGCCTCGATGCCGACAAGATCTGGCTTGCCGCCCAGCGCGACAAGCTCGCGAAGGCCGATACCGCGCTCGATCAGGCATTTGCGGCGCTCTTGCCGAACGACGCGGCACATTAG
- a CDS encoding MgtC/SapB family protein, translated as MRFLTTFQLADFADTLVSLFTAFVLGTLIGAERQYRQRTAGLRTNVLVAVGAAAFVDLAMHLDGADGAVRVIAYVVSGIGFLGAGVIMKQGMDVRGLNTAATLWSSAAVGSCAGADMVAQAAALTVFVIAGNTMLRPLVNAINRIPLNEKALEATYYFKLAVTTDALPDMRDRLIDKLEAAKYPVADVDVVEIGDDDLLEIVARLVASAVDPNELNAVATDLQHLPGVRHATWEVSTTE; from the coding sequence ATGCGCTTTCTGACGACCTTCCAGCTTGCCGATTTCGCCGATACACTGGTCAGCCTGTTCACGGCCTTTGTGCTCGGCACGCTGATCGGCGCCGAGCGGCAATATCGCCAGCGCACCGCGGGCCTGCGCACCAACGTGCTGGTCGCGGTCGGTGCTGCCGCCTTCGTCGACCTCGCCATGCATCTGGACGGCGCTGACGGTGCTGTCAGGGTGATTGCCTATGTCGTCTCCGGCATCGGCTTCCTCGGCGCGGGTGTCATCATGAAGCAGGGCATGGACGTGCGTGGCCTCAACACGGCTGCAACGCTGTGGTCTTCGGCGGCGGTCGGCTCCTGCGCCGGCGCCGACATGGTCGCGCAGGCCGCGGCGCTCACCGTCTTCGTCATCGCCGGCAACACCATGCTGCGCCCGCTGGTCAATGCCATCAACCGCATCCCGCTGAACGAGAAGGCGCTGGAGGCGACCTATTACTTCAAGCTTGCGGTCACGACCGACGCCTTGCCCGACATGCGGGATCGTCTCATCGACAAGCTCGAGGCCGCCAAATATCCGGTGGCCGATGTCGATGTGGTCGAGATCGGAGATGACGACCTGCTGGAGATCGTCGCAAGGCTGGTTGCGAGCGCGGTCGATCCGAACGAGCTTAACGCGGTGGCGACCGATCTCCAGCACCTGCCCGGTGTGCGCCACGCCACCTGGGAAGTGAGCACTACGGAATAG
- a CDS encoding WD40 repeat domain-containing protein: MKEFTPAPDSASIVSVTDRVKPVKLGMAVTSVHFLRDRAAFVGGEENVAFVDDKGEIITVAVHSGGILSAASDGKRLVMGGDDGKVVALDAKGEVTLLATDPKRRWIDAVALHPDGAFAWSAGKTATVKSGKNEEKSLEVPSTVGGLAFAPKGLRLAIAHYNGATLWFPNMEGSAEFLPWAGSHLGVTFSPDNKFLVTSMHEAALHGWRLADNRHMRMTGYPGRVRSMSWSTGGKGLATSGADTVIIWPFGSKDGPMGKEPAMLAPLQARVAVVACHPKNDILAAGYSDGTVLMVRLEDGAEILVRRNGTPPVAALAWNAKGTLLAFADENGDGGLLEL, from the coding sequence ATGAAAGAGTTTACGCCGGCCCCCGATTCCGCCTCGATCGTCTCCGTCACCGACCGCGTCAAGCCGGTTAAGCTCGGCATGGCCGTGACCTCGGTGCATTTCCTCAGGGATCGTGCCGCCTTCGTCGGCGGGGAAGAGAACGTCGCCTTCGTCGACGACAAGGGTGAAATCATCACCGTCGCCGTGCACAGCGGCGGCATCCTCTCGGCTGCCTCCGACGGCAAGCGCCTTGTCATGGGCGGCGACGACGGCAAGGTCGTCGCACTCGATGCCAAGGGCGAGGTGACGCTGCTCGCCACTGACCCGAAGCGGCGCTGGATCGACGCGGTGGCGCTGCATCCCGATGGTGCCTTCGCCTGGTCGGCCGGCAAGACGGCAACCGTCAAGAGCGGCAAGAACGAGGAGAAGTCGCTCGAGGTGCCCTCGACCGTCGGCGGTCTCGCCTTCGCGCCTAAGGGATTGCGGCTCGCGATCGCGCATTACAACGGCGCCACGCTGTGGTTTCCGAACATGGAGGGCTCAGCCGAATTCCTGCCCTGGGCCGGTTCGCATCTCGGCGTCACCTTCAGCCCTGATAACAAGTTCCTGGTCACCTCGATGCACGAGGCGGCGCTGCACGGCTGGCGCCTCGCCGACAACAGGCACATGCGCATGACCGGCTATCCCGGCCGTGTCCGCTCCATGTCCTGGAGTACTGGCGGCAAGGGGCTGGCGACCTCCGGGGCTGACACCGTCATCATCTGGCCGTTCGGCAGCAAGGATGGTCCGATGGGCAAGGAGCCCGCGATGCTGGCGCCGTTGCAGGCGCGCGTCGCCGTGGTCGCCTGTCACCCCAAGAACGATATCCTCGCCGCCGGCTACAGTGACGGCACCGTGCTGATGGTGCGGCTGGAAGACGGCGCCGAAATCCTGGTCCGCCGCAACGGCACGCCGCCCGTCGCCGCACTCGCCTGGAACGCCAAGGGCACGCTGCTGGCCTTTGCCGACGAAAATGGGGATGGCGGGCTTCTCGAGCTTTAA
- a CDS encoding GTP-binding protein, whose protein sequence is MSEATAQKIPVTVLTGYLGAGKTTLLNRILSENHGKKYAVIVNEFGEIGIDNDLIIGADEEVFEMNNGCICCTVRGDLVRIMDGLMKRKGKFDAIIVETTGLADPAPVAQTFFVDEDVQKNARLDAVVTVADAKWLSDRLKDAPEAKNQIAFADVIVLNKTDLVTKGELAEVEARIRGINPYAKLHRTERCSVALADVLDRGAFDLDRILDIEPDFLEADDHDHDHDHHHHHDHDHHHHDHGHGLKHYHDEDMQSLSLKTDKPLNPNVFMPWLQNLVQVEGGKILRSKGILAFHDDDDRYVFQGVHMMLEGDHQRKWKKGEKRESRLVFIGRDLPEKAIREGFESCIVS, encoded by the coding sequence ATGTCTGAAGCGACCGCCCAGAAGATTCCCGTGACCGTCCTGACCGGCTACCTCGGTGCCGGCAAGACCACGCTGCTCAACCGCATCCTGTCGGAAAACCACGGCAAGAAATACGCCGTCATCGTCAACGAATTCGGCGAGATCGGCATCGACAACGACCTCATCATCGGCGCCGATGAGGAAGTGTTCGAGATGAACAACGGCTGCATCTGCTGCACGGTGCGCGGCGACCTCGTACGCATCATGGACGGTCTGATGAAGCGCAAGGGCAAGTTCGACGCCATCATCGTCGAGACCACGGGCCTTGCCGATCCCGCGCCCGTCGCCCAGACCTTCTTCGTCGACGAGGACGTGCAGAAGAACGCCCGGCTCGATGCGGTGGTCACCGTTGCCGACGCCAAATGGCTGTCCGACCGGCTCAAGGATGCGCCCGAGGCCAAGAACCAGATCGCCTTCGCCGACGTCATCGTGCTGAACAAGACCGATCTCGTCACCAAGGGCGAGCTCGCCGAGGTCGAGGCCCGCATCCGCGGCATCAACCCCTATGCGAAACTGCATCGCACCGAGCGCTGTTCGGTGGCGCTGGCCGACGTGCTCGACCGCGGCGCGTTTGACCTCGACCGCATCCTCGACATCGAGCCTGACTTCCTCGAGGCCGATGATCATGATCACGACCATGATCACCACCACCATCACGACCACGACCATCATCACCATGATCACGGCCACGGGCTGAAGCACTATCACGACGAGGACATGCAGTCGCTGTCGCTCAAGACCGACAAGCCGCTCAATCCGAACGTGTTCATGCCCTGGCTGCAGAACCTGGTGCAGGTCGAGGGCGGCAAGATCCTGCGCTCCAAGGGCATCCTCGCCTTCCACGACGATGACGACCGCTACGTCTTTCAGGGCGTCCACATGATGCTGGAGGGCGACCACCAGCGGAAATGGAAGAAGGGCGAGAAGCGCGAGAGCCGCCTCGTCTTCATCGGTCGCGACCTGCCTGAGAAGGCCATTCGCGAAGGTTTCGAGAGCTGCATCGTCTCGTGA
- a CDS encoding metal ABC transporter substrate-binding protein, with the protein MRVLLLLASLLIVSPLHAAERLNVVASFSILADFVRNVGGDRINLTTLVGTDSDVHVYTPAPSDAKRIAAAKLVIVNGLGLEGWLPRLVQSAGSKAQIITASAGIAPLKLGSAADPHAWQSVPNAKIYVADIANALTAADPDNAEFFRAQAKAYLEKLEALDREVREAMGKIPAERRKVISTHDAFGYFAAEYGIQFIAPLGVSTETEPSARDIAVIIGQIKAARIPAVFLENISDDRLIRRIAAETGAKVGGTLISDGLTGEKGPAPTYIDMVRHNIKALTSALDQ; encoded by the coding sequence GTGCGCGTCCTGCTGCTCCTGGCCTCGCTTCTGATTGTCTCGCCGCTGCACGCCGCGGAACGGCTCAACGTCGTCGCGAGCTTCTCGATCCTCGCCGACTTCGTCCGCAATGTCGGAGGTGACCGCATCAACCTGACCACGCTGGTCGGCACCGACAGCGACGTGCATGTCTACACGCCGGCGCCATCAGATGCGAAGCGGATCGCGGCGGCAAAGCTCGTCATCGTCAACGGGCTTGGCCTCGAGGGCTGGCTGCCGCGTCTGGTGCAATCTGCAGGCAGCAAGGCACAAATCATCACCGCGAGCGCCGGCATCGCGCCCTTAAAGCTGGGCTCGGCGGCCGATCCCCACGCCTGGCAGTCCGTGCCGAATGCCAAAATCTATGTGGCCGACATCGCCAACGCACTAACCGCTGCTGATCCGGATAACGCGGAGTTTTTCCGCGCCCAGGCAAAAGCCTATCTGGAAAAGCTCGAAGCGCTGGATCGCGAGGTGCGCGAAGCCATGGGCAAAATTCCGGCCGAGCGGCGCAAGGTGATCTCGACCCATGATGCCTTCGGTTATTTCGCCGCCGAATATGGCATCCAGTTCATTGCCCCCTTGGGCGTCTCCACGGAAACCGAGCCCAGCGCCCGGGACATCGCCGTCATCATCGGCCAGATCAAGGCCGCGAGGATCCCGGCGGTATTTCTGGAAAATATCAGCGATGACCGCCTGATCCGGCGGATCGCGGCCGAGACCGGCGCAAAGGTCGGAGGGACCCTGATTTCGGACGGTTTGACCGGCGAAAAGGGGCCCGCACCCACTTACATTGACATGGTCAGGCACAATATAAAGGCCCTGACCAGCGCGCTTGACCAATAG
- a CDS encoding metal ABC transporter permease, whose translation MIYDALIGPFTEFEFMRRALAAVIALSLAGAPIGVFLMLRRMSLVGDAMAHAILPGAAVGFLLSGLNLFAMTAGGLIAGFAVAILAGVVARSTGLKEDASLATFYLASLALGVTIVSIKGTNIDLLHVLFGNILAMDDQTLLVVAFNATVTLLVLAVIYRPLVIESVDPLFLRTVSRAGGPAHLAFLALVVINLVNGFQALGTLLAVGLMILPAGIARFWSRDLTAMICIAVAAAALSGYAGLVLSFQTRVPSGPAIILVATVLYIVSVLFGRVGGIVRQMFPGRHLEA comes from the coding sequence ATGATCTACGACGCGCTGATCGGACCGTTCACCGAATTCGAGTTCATGCGGCGCGCGCTCGCGGCCGTGATCGCGCTGTCGCTGGCGGGCGCGCCGATTGGCGTGTTCCTGATGCTGCGGCGGATGAGCCTTGTCGGCGACGCCATGGCGCACGCGATCCTGCCTGGTGCTGCGGTCGGCTTTCTGCTTTCGGGCCTCAATTTGTTTGCGATGACGGCGGGCGGCCTGATCGCGGGCTTTGCGGTGGCCATCCTCGCCGGCGTCGTCGCGCGCTCGACCGGGCTGAAGGAGGACGCCTCGCTCGCGACCTTCTATCTCGCCTCGCTCGCGCTCGGCGTCACCATCGTCTCGATCAAGGGCACCAATATCGACCTCCTTCACGTCTTGTTCGGCAATATCCTCGCGATGGACGACCAGACGCTGCTGGTGGTCGCCTTCAACGCCACGGTCACGCTGCTAGTGCTCGCGGTGATCTATCGCCCGCTGGTGATCGAGAGCGTCGATCCGTTGTTCTTGCGCACCGTCAGCCGCGCCGGCGGGCCAGCGCATCTCGCCTTCCTTGCGCTCGTCGTCATCAATCTCGTCAACGGCTTTCAGGCCCTCGGCACGTTGCTGGCCGTCGGCTTGATGATCCTGCCGGCCGGCATTGCGCGGTTCTGGTCGCGCGATCTCACGGCGATGATCTGCATCGCGGTCGCCGCTGCCGCGCTCTCGGGCTATGCCGGTCTCGTGCTGTCGTTCCAGACCCGCGTGCCGTCAGGTCCTGCGATCATTCTCGTGGCGACGGTGCTCTACATCGTCTCCGTCCTGTTCGGCCGCGTCGGCGGCATCGTCAGGCAGATGTTTCCCGGCCGGCATCTGGAGGCGTGA
- a CDS encoding metal ABC transporter ATP-binding protein, which produces MAQLAFRNVTLGYDRHPAVHHLNGEVASGALVAVIGPNGAGKSTLLRGIVGILKPLDGSIHLGGLDARDIAYLPQSADIDRSFPISVFDFVGTGLWRGTGLFGGIGKAARDKILRAIAAVGLNGFENRPIGTLSGGQMQRVLFARVLLQDARLIVLDEPFNAIDSKTTADLLALVKHWHAEGRTVLAALHDMEMVRAHFSETLILARGPVAWGPTAEVLTPENLTVAMRMCEAFDDGAAACAADDVRSRAA; this is translated from the coding sequence ATGGCCCAACTTGCCTTCCGTAACGTCACGCTCGGCTATGACCGGCATCCGGCCGTGCATCATCTCAATGGCGAGGTTGCATCAGGCGCGCTGGTCGCGGTGATTGGTCCGAACGGCGCCGGCAAGTCGACGCTGCTGCGCGGCATTGTCGGAATCCTCAAGCCGCTCGACGGCAGCATCCATCTCGGCGGGCTGGATGCCCGCGACATCGCCTATCTGCCGCAGAGCGCCGACATCGACCGCAGCTTCCCGATCTCGGTGTTCGACTTCGTCGGCACCGGGCTGTGGCGCGGGACGGGCCTGTTTGGCGGCATCGGCAAGGCCGCGCGCGACAAGATTCTTCGCGCGATCGCCGCCGTCGGCCTCAACGGTTTCGAGAACCGCCCGATCGGCACGCTCTCCGGCGGGCAAATGCAGCGCGTGCTGTTCGCCCGCGTGCTGCTCCAGGATGCGCGCCTGATCGTGCTCGACGAGCCCTTCAACGCCATCGACAGCAAGACCACGGCCGACCTGCTCGCGCTGGTGAAGCACTGGCACGCCGAGGGCCGCACTGTGCTCGCCGCGCTTCACGACATGGAGATGGTGCGCGCGCATTTCAGCGAAACGTTGATCTTGGCGCGTGGCCCCGTGGCTTGGGGGCCGACGGCGGAGGTGCTGACGCCGGAGAATCTGACGGTCGCGATGCGGATGTGCGAGGCCTTCGACGACGGCGCCGCGGCCTGCGCCGCCGACGATGTCCGTTCACGGGCGGCGTGA
- a CDS encoding permease: protein MSDPSPNSPAPAEDAESEPRPGRVRKPIGWSTIIIAVLVAVSAALVWRRDGTDGVLDILTHDLSLFSGILPRVLAGCLLGAFISEILPHEKVSRSLGPKSGLMGLLIGTAFGAILPGGPFTAYPVASALLAVGADFGATIAMVVSWTLIGYGRAVAWEIPIMGTDFTLWRIVISLPLPVLAGALGRFVYVRLYPKRESDEDAA, encoded by the coding sequence TTGTCAGACCCTTCCCCGAACAGTCCTGCGCCAGCCGAGGATGCGGAATCCGAGCCGCGGCCGGGGCGTGTGCGCAAGCCGATCGGCTGGTCGACCATCATCATCGCAGTGCTGGTCGCCGTGAGCGCAGCGCTGGTCTGGCGGCGCGACGGCACTGACGGCGTTCTTGATATTCTCACCCACGACCTGTCGCTGTTCTCAGGCATTCTGCCGCGCGTGCTGGCGGGCTGCCTGCTTGGCGCCTTCATCTCCGAAATCCTGCCGCACGAAAAAGTCTCGCGCTCGCTCGGGCCGAAATCCGGCCTGATGGGTCTTTTGATCGGCACCGCCTTCGGTGCGATCCTGCCCGGCGGTCCCTTCACCGCCTATCCCGTGGCGAGCGCGCTGCTCGCCGTCGGCGCCGATTTCGGTGCCACCATCGCCATGGTCGTGAGCTGGACCCTGATCGGCTACGGCCGGGCGGTGGCCTGGGAAATCCCGATCATGGGCACCGATTTCACGCTGTGGCGGATCGTGATCTCGCTGCCGCTGCCGGTGCTCGCAGGCGCGCTCGGCCGCTTCGTCTATGTCCGGCTCTATCCGAAGCGCGAAAGCGATGAGGATGCCGCATGA